The Methanolacinia paynteri sequence CATTTTAGCTTTTAAACTGATTGGGACGACGACGGCCGGGTAATAATTACAATACGGATTGAATCCAATATATCGTATACATGCTATACCAAAATGATACAGAACCAGGACGGGACGGGAGGATTCCGGAGGTCCTCGACCTTTTTACTGTTATCTTCAACAGGGCGGCGGCTGTAGAGAGAGAACCAGTCGATGTCGGCCACGGTGTTCTCCTCTACTCCTCCGAAGTTCACCTGATAGATCTTGCAGGCCGCTTTCCCGAAGAGAACATCTCAGAACTGGCAAAGAGACTCGGGGTGACAAAAGGGGCGGTATCGCAGACCGCCATAAGGCTTGAGAAGAAGGGATATCTCGAACGGATAATTGCTGAAAACGACAGGAGAAACGTCTCAATCCGGCTGACGACCCGCGGCGAGGAAGCCTTCGAATGGCATCAAAGATACCACAAGGCAGTAAACGGAATGGTTGCAGAAGAGCTGGCAAAACTTGATGAGAAAGAGATCGACAATCTGAAAAAAGTCCTGACGGCTGTCGGGTACATGCTCGAATCCTGCCCGGAAGTAAGGAAGAATCTTTCAGAAAACCCCTGAAGAAAAATCCCGGTACATTCCTTTTTTGATGAATGAACCCCTGCCGATCCATAAGTTAAAATTAGTATAGTTACTATACTAATTGAAAGATCAGTGATCATATGACAGAATACAATCTCGAACCGATACGGGAAGATGACGGACACGAAATTATCGACATCTTCAATTACTATATCGAAAACAGCTTTGCGGCATTTCCCGAACAGAAAGTTCCCTATGAGTTCTTTGGTATGCTTGCAGGTATGGCAGGCGAACTGCCTGCAGTTGCCGCGAGAGACGGGGACGGAAGAATCCTCGGCTTTGGAATGCTGAGACATCACAACCCTATGCCGGCCTTTTCTCACACGGCAGAGGTTACGTACTTTTTAAAACCCGGGATGACGGGAAAAGGGATCGGCGGCTCGATCCTCAGATACCTGGAGGACGAAGGAGCTGAAAAAGGGATCACACGACTCCTGGCATGCATCGCATCCCCGAACGAGGGAAGTATAAGATTCCACGAGAAGCACGGGTTTACCCATTGCGGAAAATTTTCGGAGGTCGCAAGAAAAAACGGGATCTTATTTGATACCGTCTGGATGGAGAAAGGAATTTAAAAATATAATTTGGAGGATTATTGGTGTGTGATCTTACAGTGAGTTAAGAGTGTTCAGCTGTTCTTCACGGCCTCGGCAATCTCCTTTCCGGCCCTGCGGCACAGTTCGATCTCATCCTTGTCAGGCCTGTAGTAAACCTCGATAGGCTCCCTGAAGATCTCTATTCCGGCCTTTTTCATGTCGTCCTCGACTATCCGGACCGCACCGCCGGAGCCGCCGTGGGAACCGAACGTAAATCCCTTCTTCTTCTGTGTAAGCCGCCCGGGACGGAGGCCGCGGAGATAGCTCATGAACCCGGCAACGGTAGGAAGCGGCTCGTCCTGGAGGGTCGGCGTTCCTACGATTACCGCCTTTGAATCAAGGATCTCCTTTACAACATCGGATCTGTGGGTGCCTTCGTATCTTCCGTCCTTGAGCATGCAGACTTTCGCCTCGCAACCGCCCTCGATAACTCCCTCTGCGATAGCCGTCGCCATTCTTGTGGTCGATCCATGCATTGTATCGTAGACAATCGTTACTTTGTCCTTTGACACTCCGTTGGACCAGTTGGCGTATGCGGTAATGATTCCCATTGCATTCTCCCTCCAGATCACTCCGTGGCTCGGTGCAACCATCTTAATACCGATCTTCAGGTCGGTGACTTCGCCGAGTTTCTTTAAGACCTTCGGGGCGAGCGGGATAATGAGGTTTGCGAAGAACTTCTGCGCATGCTCCATCGCTTCTTCTGTGCCGAGTTCGTCGTCGAAACGCTCGGAAGATGCGATATGCTGGCCGAACGCGTCATTGGGGAAGAGGATCTCATCTTCTGCAAGATACGTAAACATCGAGTCGGGCCAGTGAAGCATCGGGGCCTCGAGGAAGACAAGTGTCTTTCCGCCGAGATCGAGAGTCTCACCGCTTTTAATCACGTGGAAATTCCAGCCGTCGGTGTCGTAATGGCGGTTGAATCCCTCGACTCCCGCCTGTGTACAGTAGATGGGCACTCCGGGGAGCATCTTTGCGATCCTGGGGAGACCTCCTGAATGATCCATCTCGACGTGGTTTGCGATCACATAATCGATCTTCATCGGGTCGATTATCGACGCCACATGATCGAGCATCTGGCCTTCGAAGCCCGGGTATGTCGTATCGATCAATGCAACCTTTTCTCCGACTACGAGATAGGCGTTGTATGTCGTTCCGGGAAGGGTGTAGCCGTGGTAATCGCGAAGATTCCAGTCTATTGCTCCAACCCAGTACACTCCTTTTGCAAGTTCAGTCACTTTCATTTTTCTTTCACCTTTTTGTTCGTATGTTTGCTAACATTCTATTGTATACGAACAGAATCTATAAAAAGTTTGCCCGGGATATATCATGAAGGATGAAAGCGACGGAGCAGACTGAAGAAAAAGCGGATGCCCTCATATTCCTGAAAAACGGCCGGACGATCGTTGTAGACAGCCCCGTACGCATTGAGATACTCCGCATGGTGATGACAGGAGAGCAGAGATTCGACGATATAGTCCGGAGGATCGGACGCGCCAAATCGACGGTCTCCGTCCATCTCCGCGATATGATAGATGACGGAATTCTGGCCGAAAGAACGGATGAAAACGATGCAAGACGGAAATTCCTGTACCTCGACGCACGGTATCTCGGGACTATTGCGGCCCCCGGATGTTCTATGCCGGCCGGCTGGGAAGAACAACCGGTTCTCGGGGATTCTGTCAGGCCGGCTTCGGTGTTCAGGTTGATATTCAATACTATACGGACGAGCCTCCTCCAAAGCGGTGTCAACATCGAGCCGGTTCTCTTCAGCGCCGGCATCAGGGCGGGAAACGAGGTCGCGGAGATAGTATCTGACAGTTCGAACGAGGAGTTCCTGAAGAAACTTTCAGATTTCTTCCGGTCAAACGAGCTCGGAAAGATCACGATAGAAGAGGGCAGCCCGCTTGTAATTACGGTCACTGACTGCTACGAATGCCAGGATCTCCCGAAGATCGGAAGACCGGCATGCTCTTTCGACTGCGGACTCTTAACTGCGGTCTTCAACCGGCAGACTGGAGACGAAGTCGATGTCACTGAGACGCACTGCTATGCCGCAGGAGACCCCTTCTGCCGGTTTGTAATAAAAAGAAAAGAAGAAGCTATTACAGAGAACTGAAATTAAAAATCCGGCACATTACCCCAGAAAAGCGAAGAACACGACACGGATGTTGTGGACTGCGACCACAAGAAACATAGAGCATGCGGCGATCAGGATCACGGCACCGGAATGCTGCTTTAAGTGCTCGGCCCGGCAGGCGAGAATTACGACAAATATTGCGAACAGTGTTTTTATCAGGATATGAAGCCACGGCTGATTCGCGATCCCGGCCATCAGTGGATTGAGTTCGGTCCCTCCCATGTTCAGAACGAGTGTCGTCGTAAATACATCGATTACAAGAAGTCCGGCGAAGACGGCAGTAAGAATCGTAAGAATTGAGCAGTAGATGTTCACTTCTGTTTTGTTTTGCGGGAGAAAATAAAATATTTCTTAGTGAAGATACCGACCCCTCAGCCGGATCTCCTCGACTCTTTCAAAGACATCCTTTGACTCTTCGAAAGTCTCCGCATACCCCTCGCAGAAGGCCTTCCTCAGATCGGAGTGATCCGGGGCCGTGCTTTCGAGAGTCTGGAAGAAGACATGGAGATCGACTCCCCGCGACTCGATCTCCGATGAGATATATGAAAGCCCGAAGTCGATCAGGACGCATCTTCCGTCCCGGACGATGAAGTTCGAAGTAGTGAGATCGCCATGGATGATTCCTGCAGTATGAAGCCTTCCGACGATCCGGCCTGCGTCATGGACGTGATCCCGGGTCAGGTCGAGCTTGAGCATCGGTCCGTCGATCCTTTCCATGACTATCGAATCGGCGGTGACATCCCTTATCAGCGGTGTAGGGACGCCGTATCTTCTCGCCTGCGATATCAGCCTCGCTTCTGCCCTCGTTCTTTCTGCGATCAGCCGGGCGTCAAGCGAAGGGTTCCGGTATTTCTTGGAGAGACGCCGTTTGACTACATCTCCCCCGGACTCTGTCACAACAGCTTCCGCCCCCCTCGCCTGCCCGTTTTCGAGGAGGTTGGCCTTTGCGTAAGGGAGGTCGCCCGTGTCATTCCGCCATTTCACGACAACATCGTCCGAACGATAGCCGGGATTCACAGCCGATTCGGGAATAGTTACGGTCTGACCTGCTTCGAGCATGATCTTTCCCGTAAGAGCGATCATCGCACCGTTGTCTCCGATGAACTTCCTTTCGGGAACGAAGAACTCCGCTCCACGCTCCTCGCACATGCACCTGAGCATCTCCTGCAGGCGGGAGTTCGCACCAACTCCACCGACAAGAAGAACCTCGTCCTTCCCTGCATGGGCGAGAGCCCTCTCCGTAACCTCGACGCACATCGCAAAAGCGGTCTCCTGGAACCCGGCGCAGATGTCCTCAAGAGGTGCGTTGCAGTCTTTTGCCGCCGACATCAGCCCCGAGAAAGCGAGATCCATCCCCTTGACCGTGTACGGGAGTTCAACCGGCTCGCCTTCGAGAGCGAGTTTTTCCACAAGAGGTCCGCCTGGATGGGGAAGATCCCTGCTCCTTGCGAACTTGTCTATCGCATTCCCTATCCCTATGTCCAGCGTTTCGCCGAATATCCTGTACCGGGACTTCAGGAACCCGAGAACCTGTGTATTCGCTCCGCTTGCGTATAGGACGATCGGATCATCGCACCCGCACTGCCACCTCCCGATCTCGACATGGGCGACGCAGTGGTTGACCCCGATGAGAGGAACATCGAGTGCAAGTGCAAGCGAACGGGCTGCAGTCCCGACCGTACGGAGGCATGGCCCGAGACCCGGCCCCTGCGAGAATGCAACACCCGAGATCTTCGATAAGTCCTGTCCTTCGATTGCAGCCGATATAACCTCCTTCATCACAGATGCATGATGCTGGGCAGCCTCGCGCGGGTGAATTCCTCCATGCGGCGGGCTATACGGTTTTGAAAAGAGAGATACTAGATCATCTCCGAAAATAGCGGCACTGAGGTTCCACGCTGTTCCCTCAATCCCCAGGATTTGCCCGTTTTCAGGCATTTATCTCATTTATTTGTTAAATTCAGTATATCCGCACTTGCCGCAGGAGACACGATCCTTGTGCTCCGCCATAAAGACACCCGGTCCGCAGCGCGGGCAGTGCTTCTTTTCTGTAACGGCCTTGTCGTCTTCGACTTTGTAG is a genomic window containing:
- a CDS encoding MarR family winged helix-turn-helix transcriptional regulator, with amino-acid sequence MLYQNDTEPGRDGRIPEVLDLFTVIFNRAAAVEREPVDVGHGVLLYSSEVHLIDLAGRFPEENISELAKRLGVTKGAVSQTAIRLEKKGYLERIIAENDRRNVSIRLTTRGEEAFEWHQRYHKAVNGMVAEELAKLDEKEIDNLKKVLTAVGYMLESCPEVRKNLSENP
- a CDS encoding GNAT family N-acetyltransferase translates to MTEYNLEPIREDDGHEIIDIFNYYIENSFAAFPEQKVPYEFFGMLAGMAGELPAVAARDGDGRILGFGMLRHHNPMPAFSHTAEVTYFLKPGMTGKGIGGSILRYLEDEGAEKGITRLLACIASPNEGSIRFHEKHGFTHCGKFSEVARKNGILFDTVWMEKGI
- a CDS encoding FprA family A-type flavoprotein; translated protein: MKVTELAKGVYWVGAIDWNLRDYHGYTLPGTTYNAYLVVGEKVALIDTTYPGFEGQMLDHVASIIDPMKIDYVIANHVEMDHSGGLPRIAKMLPGVPIYCTQAGVEGFNRHYDTDGWNFHVIKSGETLDLGGKTLVFLEAPMLHWPDSMFTYLAEDEILFPNDAFGQHIASSERFDDELGTEEAMEHAQKFFANLIIPLAPKVLKKLGEVTDLKIGIKMVAPSHGVIWRENAMGIITAYANWSNGVSKDKVTIVYDTMHGSTTRMATAIAEGVIEGGCEAKVCMLKDGRYEGTHRSDVVKEILDSKAVIVGTPTLQDEPLPTVAGFMSYLRGLRPGRLTQKKKGFTFGSHGGSGGAVRIVEDDMKKAGIEIFREPIEVYYRPDKDEIELCRRAGKEIAEAVKNS
- a CDS encoding V4R domain-containing protein: MKATEQTEEKADALIFLKNGRTIVVDSPVRIEILRMVMTGEQRFDDIVRRIGRAKSTVSVHLRDMIDDGILAERTDENDARRKFLYLDARYLGTIAAPGCSMPAGWEEQPVLGDSVRPASVFRLIFNTIRTSLLQSGVNIEPVLFSAGIRAGNEVAEIVSDSSNEEFLKKLSDFFRSNELGKITIEEGSPLVITVTDCYECQDLPKIGRPACSFDCGLLTAVFNRQTGDEVDVTETHCYAAGDPFCRFVIKRKEEAITEN
- a CDS encoding DUF5658 family protein is translated as MNIYCSILTILTAVFAGLLVIDVFTTTLVLNMGGTELNPLMAGIANQPWLHILIKTLFAIFVVILACRAEHLKQHSGAVILIAACSMFLVVAVHNIRVVFFAFLG
- a CDS encoding bifunctional N(6)-L-threonylcarbamoyladenine synthase/serine/threonine protein kinase; amino-acid sequence: MPENGQILGIEGTAWNLSAAIFGDDLVSLFSKPYSPPHGGIHPREAAQHHASVMKEVISAAIEGQDLSKISGVAFSQGPGLGPCLRTVGTAARSLALALDVPLIGVNHCVAHVEIGRWQCGCDDPIVLYASGANTQVLGFLKSRYRIFGETLDIGIGNAIDKFARSRDLPHPGGPLVEKLALEGEPVELPYTVKGMDLAFSGLMSAAKDCNAPLEDICAGFQETAFAMCVEVTERALAHAGKDEVLLVGGVGANSRLQEMLRCMCEERGAEFFVPERKFIGDNGAMIALTGKIMLEAGQTVTIPESAVNPGYRSDDVVVKWRNDTGDLPYAKANLLENGQARGAEAVVTESGGDVVKRRLSKKYRNPSLDARLIAERTRAEARLISQARRYGVPTPLIRDVTADSIVMERIDGPMLKLDLTRDHVHDAGRIVGRLHTAGIIHGDLTTSNFIVRDGRCVLIDFGLSYISSEIESRGVDLHVFFQTLESTAPDHSDLRKAFCEGYAETFEESKDVFERVEEIRLRGRYLH
- a CDS encoding 30S ribosomal protein S27ae, whose product is MGVKRYTYYKVEDDKAVTEKKHCPRCGPGVFMAEHKDRVSCGKCGYTEFNK